The sequence CGAATTGAGACCCAGATTCTGAAACTTCTCAAGCAAATTTGCAGATGCCGTTGGGGATTCTTCCACGTGGTGAACAACGACTACACGCACTGGCTCATGTACGCCATCGGCGGCAGCAAGGCCCCGACCATCATCAGCCAGGGCAACCGGTACATCGCGCCGCCCAACCTCGCCGCCAAGCAGGTCACCAAGCAGCACGACGCGCCGGAGTCGGTGTGGAAGAACTGGGTGTGGCACTCGGAGGACGACCTCTTCATGGAGGGCGCCTACTTCACCGTCACCGGCGGGCAGATCAACAGGCAGTTCAACAAGAAGGACCTCATCAAGCCCAAGCCCGGCTCCTACGTCACCAGGCTCACGCGCTTCAGCGGCTCCCTCGACTGCAGGCCCGGCAAGCCCTGCTAGATCTCAGAGCGAGCCTGCTAGAGGtcagatcggcggcggcggcggcggcggcggcggcgagaggcggTGCCCGGGGCATGGCTAGTAGTTTTAATTTCGTCACGCAATGCAAATCAATTGAAGTAAATTCATGTATGTACTATCTAGGGCAGTCAAGAACTCTGTGGGGTTAAATTGAGACGACGACCCTATAGGTTGTAAGAAGCATTCCCACTCGCCATGTAAGAAAGAGGGGAGGTGAAAAGTAGGGGCGTTGCAACTTAAGAGGGTGATGATGAAAGACCACTGTTTTGTATGTATAGGGCTGGCTTGTTGCTGGAGAGGGAGGGAGTCCTCGTCATGACTGAGAACATGCATATATGCGAAGGGCCCGGAATCGATTTGTTGTCCATTATGCCAAAATATACTTTTATATTTAGAGCTCTATTCACACCTCAACTTTCAATATTTGGACAAATGAGTTGAAAGGAATTCTTGTGACAAAACCCATTTACACAACCTCCATTATCCATATATCTCTCCCTCTCACAAAAGGCCGTTAATTTGGACGATGTATATGGCGCCTCTCTGTGGTTTTGCGATATGGTGCCTCCGGCCACGGTGATTCATATCTCTCTCTTACTTgccttgctctcatgatgagctTGATGGTAGTGTCTAGTGAGATCCTGTTACTCCTTGGATCGCGTTCAAGCTGATCCGGAGTTCGGGGAATAAAGAATGAGcaaatttcttttaaaaaaaagagatccTGTTACTCCTTGTTTGGTTCGTTGTGTGCTAATGAACAATGATTTGTGCAAATctctatgcatggagtactaaacaaagtttatttgtaaaactttttcgcagatgagtgtaacttttcgtgacgaatctatTAATCGTTGATTGTCTaccgtgatgctacagtaaccatcctctaatcgtgcggtcaaagggctcattagattcgtctcgcaaagtaGTGCAAGGGTTGTGGAATTAGTTTtgcaaactgactttatttaatatctctaattaatggtaaaagttgCTACAGTTCATAATCACTCTGTAGACGTTCTGACCTCTTCTTTTTCATCACacttgcaaaagaaaaaagattcaATATCGATTTATGTTCCATGCCGTCTATGAGATGGATATGAATGTTAGAAAATCATCTTTATATGTGTTAATCATTAAgtatttaaattatatttactTTATATTGATAATATTTTGATATATTAATTATCCATTCGTATGTTATTTTTATTAGCTATCTTTATGTGCCTACTTGTATTGTGATTTAAACTCAAACAAAATCGTTGACAAAGCAAATTGATAGTCGTGATAGCGCTATCTTCCAAATCGAAAAGGTATCTGAATTTGaattatttattttgtatttgtATTCAATAAGATTTATATTCAAATTCTAACTATTCATTTTGTATTCATATCTGATAAGATTAAAATTCCAACCAAAAttaaaatatgataatatatgcTATCTAACTCTAATTCCATGGGTATTGGATCCGAATACATCCAACGTTACTCTCCGAGTTGCCAATCTAGTCGACAACAGCTTACGGAACCGGAATCACAGAGTCGACGCTTCATAGATCTCTACCACAGAAGATCCTAATCGCAGACCCCTGCGCTTCATCAGCCTCCTCTcccatctcttttttttttgaagtaaatcCTCTCCCATCTCAGATCGATCTCAATTCTGAACCCCGTCTGAACCTCCGCCTCTCCGTCCGTCTGGCCGGCGACCATGGCTCGACCTCCACCCCAGATCCTacccctcctcgtcctcctccttgtCTCTCTCTTCGCCCCAGCCACAACCGCGGCCGCGTTCTCGGGCCTCGACGCCTTcctcgcgtcggcggcggcgcgcgacccGTCCGCCGGCAACGACACCTTCGccgccctccccgccggcctccgccgcgcgctctCCGCCCCGACCCCGCTCCTCCCCTCCCGCCTCCtctccctcaccgccgccgtccccgtccaCGTCCGCCTCGCGGGGGCCTCCTTCCCGGCCTCCGCCGGGcggtccctcccctccctcgtcaaagccgccgtctcctccgcccccttcctctccagccgccgcccgcaccgcctcgcggtcTCCCACACCCTCCACCTCGACGTCACCGGCCCCGTTGCCGCGTCCAAGCTCGCCAACGCCGCCGGCAACGCCGTCCGCGCGCACCTCGACAAATCCCCCGCGCCCTTCCACGCCAACGCGCTCTCCGGCGTTCCCTACTCGCTCGTCGACGTGCTCGTCGCCGAGGACTACCGCGCGCTCGCTGACTCCGGCCCCGCTGAGGCCATCTACATCTACTTGCTCGACCTCGGCCCGCAGCCGCGCCAGTACGCCTACACTGCGGCCGCCTCCGGCACCGACGTCTCCTCTCCCGGGTATTCCCGCTGCCTTGGTCCCGTGTGGACAGGCAAGGATCGGTACATTTGGATCGACCTTGGTGCCGGCCCGGTGAACTATGGCCCGGCGCTCTCTGGAGATGGTGTGCTCCCCCGTGGTGAGTTCCACCCTCTTGCCACCCTTCACGGTCGGCCCAAGTCGGAGAAAGCTCTCCTCGCTGATCTGGCATCGCTGGTGCTCAGTGCTTACAAGTCTTTACTAGTGCCGTCACTCAGAATTCCAGTGCATTATGAGAACTCGTTGCTGATTCGGTTCGTTCACATCCATGGGGACCGGAAGGAACCAGAGGGGCTTGATTTCCGTGTGATAGAGCAGTCGATTCGAGATGGGGATCTACCTTATAGTGGGCAGAACTTGAAGTTTGATTTGCACACGGTCAGGTACTCTGAATGCCCAATTTGCTCATTTGCAATTGCCCGGTCGACAAACTCATTTACATCGAGGTTCCTGTTTGAAAATTACACAATGATAGTGAATGAGTACTTGGATTCCAAGCTGTTGAGGCAGGTGCTGTCTGATTCGTCGGATGAGATACATCGTCTGGCTGGTGTTCATGACAATGATGAGCATGACAAGGTGGTGACAGTTTTTGTGTTTGATTTGGATTACGATAAACTTTTGCCACTGGATAGGTACCACCAGGCAGTGGCATTCGGGGATATGGTGCTTGCTGTGAGGACGAGGAGCTCACAAACTGTAAGTGACTACACCTGTAATGGTCGACATGTGCTTACAATGACTAGAAACCTTGAGCGCCCAATCATTGGCTCAGTTCTGCAGAGCATGTGGGGGGTTTCACCCACACATCAGTCATGGAGCCCTGAGCACAACGCCACAGTTGTTGATTACACTTGGAGCACTGGGCATACACCATTTGGTCCTTTTTCAGAGACCAAATCACTGTCTTTTGTGCAGAAAGATGCAGCTCGGAGGAATGTTCTTCTCACCACCCTGAACTACACAATCACTAGCACAATTTATGTTTTGGAGTCAATGGCAGCGCATGGTGGGGAGAACATACTTCTTAGAAAGAAAAGGCACGTTGAATTCATTCAGAGGTGGAATTTGCTCACATATAAATTGGACAAGGTGGTTTCAGCCATGTCACGCTTGGACTACGATAAGGCAATGTACCTTTTGAGATCTTCGGACCATGATCTGTATGAAATTCACTCATTGGTGTATCAGGCGTCCCGGGAGCTTGAGGctacactggtttgcttcaaaGATCCACCATTCCCTTGGGTCTCAGTTTCCATGTCTGGAGTGTTTGTTTTTGGTTTCTTTTATGTGTACTCAAAAAGGAATAAATTATTTAGGAGCAAAAGGAAACAGTTTTGAGTTCTGACAGCATTTTAGTTCATGGATACTGTCTGAATGTTTGAGCCTGATAATACCATAGTTAGACAGCACTCAGGAAGTTGCATCCCTACACATTACATTGAGCTGTAACGCAACAGGGGTTGCATCTTGTTTCAAGCAGATGAGTTTACTTGTGTGAGATATACTGGATTCTTTCGAGGGAAGTAATACTCCCACTTGTGTTGTAAGTTCCATGTGCCTGAATTTGTCCTTGATACAAACTGTTGATCTagaattttcagaatttattttAATTTACTGTGGATTGTCTTGTTTCCTTTAGTTCTCATCGTATGGATAACCTTGATAGATGCTATGCTCATGTCTAGTTTTCAGATTGCCTGCTAACAGTAATACTAGATGCTATCATGCTACACAACGTCGGTGCCTCAGTATTGTTTGTTATTCTGGTATTTTGTCTGGCAGAATGATCTGCTAATTATATAACATTTTAAACTGCAAGAGAGTACGTTTAAGATAATTATTGGCTAGTGACTTTATAGGCTGTGTCAGACAAGTAATGAATCCATTAAGTGATTGTTTATTTGTTTTAGCTAACACCCTCATATGATTTATTTAAAAATGGTGATCATCGATCATCATGTAGAAACTAGAACATTTAATTTAAATCAGCTTTAGTACAAATCATTTTTTAGAATGGAAGGGTTATCACCCAAGTCAAATTGGGGTGATGACATGATCCCAAAGGAAAAGTTTCTGTCCAGATCGACTGGCTCTACCAATATGACTGGCTTTACCAATATTGTGCCAATGAGATGGTTGCTGAATGAAACACATTTCTTTCTCCAGTGCTCCGGCCCAAATTCGGATCTGGCCCCTCCCTTGACATCTTGGGTGACCTCGCTGGTGGTGAGAGGGAAGTGGCCATCTGCTTGGCTTCCTAGCCTATAGTAGTTTTCCTTTGTAGTAGGTGCTTGGATGGACAATAAGTAGAGGACCTATGCTCCGCCACATCTCATCACTCCCAGGGTCATTGTCGCCGTCGGCTTCCTTACCGTCGCAGTCGACCAATGTATCAATGAGGTGAGCAATaaaatgaaatgaaataaaACCCCTTCTCCCCCTAACTTATAGCTTCAGAATCTCAGATTTGGGCTCTGGTGCTCTTGGGAACCAACCGTGCCCCTTCATCGCTGGCAGATATGCCGCCTTGAGGCGGACAGCTCTGCTCTGAGCCTGATGGCATTGCTGAACCCAACCAGTTCCAGCATCACAAGGCTCTTAGGCAGGCTGGCTGCCATGCTGCCCATCCACCGAGCTCGCTCCTATGCTTGTTGCTCCCTCACTGGAGCTGCATGGCGGGAGCTCAGATTGCTTCCTGACACCATAGCAGCTCTTCCTTGGCTCGACGAGGGCATGTGGGGTTGCTATGATGTCCACCATTCCTATATGCTAGATAGGGCTAGGtatagccccccccccccccccggggggGTGATATCGACCATCAATGGGATCACACGGAGTTTTTTCTAGCCTCTTGTGGCTGATTAGGTGTTAAAGAGTCTATATATGTAAGACTGTTCTTTGAGCTTAATGAGGTTGAATGAAATCAGATCCAATTGGGCCAACACCTTATGTCTAATTGCTGAGGGAGCAACAATAGTTGCTACTGAGTCAGTGGCCCTATGAAGGGATCTTCTGCAAGCTACTGCAGGAAGTGCCCACACTCAGGCCCATGCCACAAAACAGAGTGGTGTCTTTCCCCTGTACTACAGATATGATGGTGCTGCCTCTGCTATCCTACAGAAGCCGCACTTCCTTGCCATGGCTATGAGCATTCTGCTGTTGGTGCTTCGACATGAATCCTATGCATGTCCAAAGCATTGCCACAAACTCCATGTGCAAGGTAATCGGGATTCTTTGGGTTGAGCACTGACCTCTTGAACGACTTTGAACAACAGGAATGCTGTCACTGCCCTTCAGATTTGATGAAGACTTGCATGCTCGATATTGTCTGAGTCTGGTGAAACACCAAACAAACCTGTAGCTCGGAAATAAACCTCAAAAAGTGCCATGTCATTGAAGGCACCTGAGTGGATTGCTGGCAGGTTAAAAGAGGCCCTTGGATGCAGTCTCCCCATCGATCTCCATTGTTTCCATTCAATGTTTGCCATTCCAGTTCTGTACCTGCTTTCATTTGGTTGATTGCTGCGACCAAGAGCAACTTATGTGAGCCAATGTCTTACTTTTGGTTTTCAATTTATAGCTAGGAAGCCACTGTGCTTTGAGGATTCCTAGCCACATGCTGTGCTTTTTGAAGAAATTCGTAGCTAGGAAGGTGCATTTTTGGTGCTACGAAGCTTTGACTCTTCAGTGCAAAGACTTCAAACTGAGATTGAGATGGTGAGATGCCACCAACCCCTGCATACGTTGCATTGACCCAGCCGGCAGCAGGCAGCAATTAATGAATCCATCGGGAGTAGGCAGCTCAGTCGTGACTCGTGGGGCAGACACATCTCATATTCAGGTGCTTAAATACCCTTGCAATAAGCAGCAATAAGCAGGCAGAGGCAGTCATCTCCTTCACTTCACCTTgtctccgccgagagcaaatGGCGCTTGCTAGCAAATGCTCTGCCACTCCAGGTAGCGGTCCTCCGGCTGCTCCGGCCGTGAAGCCAGGTCCAGGTTGCGATTCTCCAGCTGCTCCGGCTGCTAAGCCTCCAGGTGCTCCAGGTAGCGATTCCCCGGCAGCTCCAGGAGCTGACCCCCCGGCAGCAAGACCCGATAAGCCTCCAGCAGGTAGGGATGCAAATGCAATTACTCCGTGCTTGCTTACATGGAAAACTTCTTGCACCATGAATCTGCCGGGGTCTGTTTTGATATTAGTATATAATAATTAATAACTAACTACAGAAGTAAGTACTGTTTGGAAGATGGCGATTGGCCTGGGGGCTGAGAGTTTTAGTTCAAATTTAACACTTTCTACGAGATTTTTAATTAAATTCTAAGGATTTTGGATTCCAAACATACCTTCTCAAGGCATAGCCAATTGCAATTGAGGATGAACATTTTACCCTTTGTTGGCTAATACATTGTTCTTGGCGTTGAAGGTCAGGCGGGTAAAAAACCTGAGAACAACCCATTTCCGCCGCCAATCCTTGATCCATGATATATAATGACATAATAGGAACAAATTAATCAGCAATAGTTGGGATCCAGTAGTGTTCTTTTAGAAGCTAAGAACTGGCCGACTGGGATCGGTTGTATCCCTGGTCCAGCAAATAACTTTGGTTGAGTGCAATCTTGGTTTCAGGTGAACAGTATTGTGTGTCAATTTTAGGTTAAGATTTTGCTTAAGATCCACAGTCTGTATCGAGCCCTCTCTTCTGCTGCTTGCTGCAGTTGAACTTCGCCTTAAAGTTGTAGCTTATGTTTTAGTTCTGTTGGTATCATGCAGCAGCAGCTCATGTGTTGTCACTGATCTCCTGATGTCTCCGATTTGTTTTTCATATTATATGGTAAGTTATTTACAGAACTTTTTTCAAATTGAGTTTTAGCACCgtttcttttccttggtgtcaTGAAAATTGAATTTTCGTCCGATGGTGTAAGAAAATTGAGTTTTGTCCATCGAACGCATGTGAAGGTTCGTCTGTCATTTATATGTGAAAGTTCAGTTTTCGCCCACTAGATAGATGGAACTTTCTCATCCCAATGACAGAAACTCTATTTTCGTTCATCCGCTGAACGAAAACTCAATTTTCATCTTAACGTAAGATGAAGACTCATTTTTCATTCATCCAGCAGAGGAAGGTGCTAGTTTGTTGTAATTTGCTCTagagaaatattttttaaataaagcgagcattgaaataaaaaaatctgaTTTTATTGGTTCTAGGTGGTCTCCAGTCCAGGTACTCGTGATTGAATCGACAAAGTGCTCAAAGAAATTGCATGATCAAATCTTCCTCTCTCGTCTTTCCTTGTTCAAATTAAAGAATTGATATTTATCAAGAAGCACCAACGTGGCTTGACTCTTCGTTATCTTAGTTTCTATTTCTCCTTTTTCCTTGTTTTGTTTTAAATACACTCTCTTATAAGCTATAAAAAGACTTGTCCGTGGGAGCTACCAACAATTTCCCGGCAAGGTCATGGCAAAAGCAAATGCAACACAACTGAGGTAATATGGGTTGAAAAATTACTTGATGAACTAGTAAATAATGTTTCGGTTCAGGTACATCGAAATTTGATATTTTGGTATCAGAATAAAATCTGTGATTAACCATTATCAGTGACTAGTAAATAATGTTGATGTGTGACCCAGGATCACTGTTAACATTGTTGAAGGACACTGCAGGGTACTACTACAGCCGTGGAGATCAGATATTTTGGATTCCAGGTCCTGACATTCAAACCGGAGATGAACTTTGCTGCATCCCACCcataaaattttaatttctcGCGACTAAACTTTAATAGCAACAACATAACAAATATGTAATATCGGTACATGTTTGCTCAGTTTTCTAAACCATAACCCAGTACAGAAAAATCATTTACATCAATAAGTGGCAACACATACACCCTGTAAATACTACTAATTACTGGGGATTCTTATCTGAAATTTAAATCTAAACTTGAATTTGATCTATGCCAGATCTGAAAATTATGCTGGACAGCATTGGGATTTTGTCGCTGCTCAAGAAATATCATGGGTCAGGTGTTGGGGCCTTGGGATCATGCCGGGTCCCTGCACCTGGACCAACAGGTTGAGCTGCAACACCATCGGAGCAGCCAATTAATCAAATtcataagaaaaataaaataatatacgGCATGAAGTTAAATAGTGATGATCTTAAATTTGCACGCTAACTAATAATCAGTCAAAAACTCAAAATGATTTTGCATGCTAACCTAAGAGCGTTGCATGGTGTCCTATACTCTCAAGATAGAAGACTAGTAGTCTAGAATGATTAATTAAAGCACCATCTGGCACCATAAGAATCCTTGAGGAAAGTTAATAGGCGTCACCCAGCCCACTAGTTACTTGATTCCATCATCCTTACCTTGTTGTGGATCACATGGACAATCGCCAGAAGGTGGGTATGCTGGTGGCTCAACGGCAGGAGCAGCCTCATCAGGATCGCAGCCATCGGGCTTCTTGGCTGGAGCTGCAGGAGGATCACATCCTGGAGCTGCTGGAGGACGCAGGACCAAGGAGAATATCATAGCATTCGTGAGACTCGATTTCATAGATTGCAGCCGTAAGAGCTAAGAGGCAAGTAGCCTACCTTTTGGAGCATGTGAACAATCGCCTttggctgaggctgctggaggcttAGCGGTCGTCACGGCCGGAGGATCGCTGGCGCAAGTGGTCAACAGAACAGTCGGGGAGGTGGGGTAGGTGTTAACAAGTGTCATTTTGAAGGTGCGCAAAACCCCGCCGTGGCTTAACCTCTTGAAGAGAACAAGTGCCATTTTTTTAACACAGTTCAAGCTGAAAGTAAGGTGTTCTACTGCATTGGGCCCAGACCGCCGGTTGCCTGAAAGGCCAAAGGGGTATTTATGCATTTGGATGCCAAGATCTCAAGGGTCCGGTCGACGGCCGGAAAGCCAGCAGGCTACCTGCTCCGGCGACTCGAACTTTCCTGAGAAAAATGCATGCGTTCATATATCAATAAT comes from Panicum virgatum strain AP13 chromosome 4K, P.virgatum_v5, whole genome shotgun sequence and encodes:
- the LOC120703771 gene encoding uncharacterized protein LOC120703771, yielding MARPPPQILPLLVLLLVSLFAPATTAAAFSGLDAFLASAAARDPSAGNDTFAALPAGLRRALSAPTPLLPSRLLSLTAAVPVHVRLAGASFPASAGRSLPSLVKAAVSSAPFLSSRRPHRLAVSHTLHLDVTGPVAASKLANAAGNAVRAHLDKSPAPFHANALSGVPYSLVDVLVAEDYRALADSGPAEAIYIYLLDLGPQPRQYAYTAAASGTDVSSPGYSRCLGPVWTGKDRYIWIDLGAGPVNYGPALSGDGVLPRGEFHPLATLHGRPKSEKALLADLASLVLSAYKSLLVPSLRIPVHYENSLLIRFVHIHGDRKEPEGLDFRVIEQSIRDGDLPYSGQNLKFDLHTVRYSECPICSFAIARSTNSFTSRFLFENYTMIVNEYLDSKLLRQVLSDSSDEIHRLAGVHDNDEHDKVVTVFVFDLDYDKLLPLDRYHQAVAFGDMVLAVRTRSSQTVSDYTCNGRHVLTMTRNLERPIIGSVLQSMWGVSPTHQSWSPEHNATVVDYTWSTGHTPFGPFSETKSLSFVQKDAARRNVLLTTLNYTITSTIYVLESMAAHGGENILLRKKRHVEFIQRWNLLTYKLDKVVSAMSRLDYDKAMYLLRSSDHDLYEIHSLVYQASRELEATLVCFKDPPFPWVSVSMSGVFVFGFFYVYSKRNKLFRSKRKQF
- the LOC120703773 gene encoding atherin-like isoform X1; the protein is MHKYPFGLSGNRRSGPNAVEHLTFSLNCVKKMALVLFKRLSHGGVLRTFKMTLVNTYPTSPTVLLTTCASDPPAVTTAKPPAASAKGDCSHAPKAAPGCDPPAAPAKKPDGCDPDEAAPAVEPPAYPPSGDCPCDPQQAQPVGPGAGTRHDPKAPTPDP
- the LOC120703773 gene encoding atherin-like isoform X2 codes for the protein MHKYPFGLSGNRRSGPNAVEHLTFSLNCVKKMALVLFKRLSHGGVLRTFKMTLVNTYPTSPTVLLTTCASDPPAVTTAKPPAASAKGDCSHAPKAPGCDPPAAPAKKPDGCDPDEAAPAVEPPAYPPSGDCPCDPQQAQPVGPGAGTRHDPKAPTPDP